A window of the Hordeum vulgare subsp. vulgare chromosome 5H, MorexV3_pseudomolecules_assembly, whole genome shotgun sequence genome harbors these coding sequences:
- the LOC123397199 gene encoding uncharacterized protein LOC123397199: MPLPTHTPPASPLCATAALCRATPQPHAARTDDGLQQRPYKPDSCLPCIRYRHRVHSRPRCQRALDLHAEAPPITLPGARSSVPTATRSHLQATQGRPQPSRSCRRALPWAPSLFPLPPRSPSLWWLPTSPHPRTDHPDEPSVPIGRLVAAGRLIFTVSSSSPSSSPDRFPVGFLTPPRPDPLHADPETNAAAGYDYPPDDQPFVAEQQDDGAQKMAYPADDDCYPDGAYYYVKDADDLE; this comes from the exons ATGCCCCTCCCTACGCACACACCTCCGGCATCGCCTCTTTGTGCCACTGCAGCGCTCTGTCGCGCCACGCCACAGCCCCATGCTGCACGGACCGACGATGGCCTGCAACAGCGCCCATACAAGCCAGATTCATGCCTCCCGTGCATCCGGTACCGACACCGCGTCCACTCACGCCCGCGCTGCCAACGAGCCCTGGACCTCCACGCCGAGGCGCCTCCAATCACACTGCCCGGAGCTCGGTCCTCTGTGCCCACGGCCACACGCTCCCACCTCCAAGCTACCCAGGGGAGGCCGCAGCCGAGCAGATCCTGCCGACGGGCTTTGCCGTGGGC CCCCTCACTTTTCCCCCTTCCCCCACGGAGCCCCTCCCTATGGTGGCTGCCTACCTCGCCTCACCCTCGCACCGACCACCCCGATGAGCCGTCGGTCCCCATCGGTCGCCTCGTTGCCGCCGGTCGCCTCATCTTCACTGTGTCGTCCTCCTCTCCATCATCCTCACCGGATCGCTTCCCCGTCGGCTTCCTCACACCTCCCCGACCCGATCCCCTGCATGCCG accccgagactaacgctgctgccGGATACGACTACCCACCTGATGACCAAccctttgtcgcagagcaacaag atgatggagcccagaagatggcatatcccgccgacgacgactgctaccccgacggtgcctattaCTACGTGAAGGACGCTGACGACCTGGAGTAG
- the LOC123452551 gene encoding cysteine-rich repeat secretory protein 55-like: MAPSSSSPLPASPLLVLLMVPLLLAMARPCSGVDAIGTYCAKNGTSAETQASIDQVLAALVPRASAAYYATATAGRSSSAVWGLAQCRGDVPRQDCSLCLAAAAKEVASSCRGSSDGRVFYDYCLLRYSTANFIGLADTGYTLILLNTQNATGVDLAAFDRAQGKLMSRVASEAGDAANKGLATDTTRLGSDGGGAKTTIYGLGWCTRDITAADCGLCVAQAVAELPNYCRYRRGCRVIYSSCMARYEVYPFFFPLDGADKSADEVGQCDKIVLNA; encoded by the coding sequence ATGGCGCCCTCCTCGTCGTCTCCACTGCCGGCGTCTCCGCTGCTCGTACTGCTGATGGTGCCGCTCCTGCTCGCCATGGCGCGTCCGTGCTCCGGCGTGGACGCCATCGGCACCTACTGCGCTAAGAACGGCACCAGCGCGGAGACGCAGGCCAGCATCGACCAGGTCCTCGCGGCGCTCGTCCCGCGCGCCTCGGCGGCGTACTACGCCACGGCCACCGCCGGCCGCTCCTCGTCCGCGGTCTGGGGCCTCGCGCAGTGCCGCGGCGACGTCCCGCGTCAGGACTGCTCGCTCTGCCTCGCCGCGGCGGCCAAGGAGGTCGCGTCGTCCTGCCGCGGCAGCTCGGACGGGCGCGTCTTCTACGACTACTGCCTCCTCCGCTACTCCACCGCCAACTTCATCGGCCTCGCTGACACGGGGTACACGCTCATCCTCCTCAACACCCAGAACGCCACCGGCGTCGACCTGGCCGCGTTCGACCGGGCGCAGGGGAAGCTCATGTCCCGCGTCGCCTCCGAGGCCGGCGACGCCGCCAACAAGGGCCTGGCGACGGACACGACGCGACTCGGCAGCGATGGTGGCGGAGCCAAGACGACCATCTACGGGCTCGGGTGGTGCACCAGGGACATCACGGCGGCCGACTGCGGGCTGTGCGTGGCGCAGGCTGTGGCCGAGCTGCCCAACTACTGCCGGTACCGGCGCGGGTGCCGCGTGATCTACAGCAGCTGCATGGCGCGCTACGAGGTGTACCCCTTCTTCTTCCCGCTCGACGGCGCCGACAAGTCGGCCGACGAGGTCGGACAGTGCGACAAGATTGTCTTGAACGCGTGA